A region of Clostridia bacterium DNA encodes the following proteins:
- a CDS encoding sigma-70 family RNA polymerase sigma factor: MPAGKKEGVGLVLSADVFKRASDGDREAVEKICLATWEPLYRFIYYKVQNREEAEDITQETYVKSLKYFQKSTFPPENLLAFMKTVSLNLIRDRWRQRRRAGVSIDLDDIDPAEVACDDKQSETAQRLLLESALIKLSREQQAIIDLRIIKGYSVAETARLLGKTEGAVRTAQYRALKALAEILDEGTPQRPPTVKRRENNDQ; this comes from the coding sequence AAGGTGTAGGACTTGTGTTGTCTGCAGATGTGTTTAAGAGAGCCAGCGACGGTGACCGGGAGGCCGTAGAAAAGATATGCCTGGCTACCTGGGAACCCCTTTATCGTTTCATTTATTATAAAGTGCAAAACCGGGAGGAAGCAGAAGATATCACCCAGGAGACCTATGTCAAGAGTTTAAAGTACTTTCAAAAAAGCACCTTTCCCCCGGAAAACCTGCTGGCTTTTATGAAGACAGTGTCTCTTAATCTGATTCGGGACCGGTGGCGGCAGAGGAGGCGTGCGGGGGTATCGATTGACCTTGACGACATTGATCCTGCAGAGGTGGCCTGCGATGACAAGCAAAGTGAAACAGCCCAGCGCCTGCTGCTGGAAAGCGCCCTGATCAAGCTCAGCCGGGAACAGCAGGCTATTATTGATTTGAGAATCATCAAAGGCTACTCGGTGGCTGAAACAGCCAGGCTGCTGGGGAAGACGGAAGGAGCGGTCCGGACGGCCCAATACCGGGCCTTGAAAGCACTGGCTGAGATTTTAGATGAGGGCACACCTCAAAGACCTCCAACCGTGAAAAGGAGGGAGAACAATGACCAATAA